Proteins from one bacterium genomic window:
- a CDS encoding cystathionine gamma-synthase, which produces MGSDGDGKDAWGFATRALHIGQGPDPATGAVVQPIHLATTYAQQGVGRHRGFEYSRSGNPTRQALEECLAGLEDAKHCLAFSSGLGAETTLLLLLSPGDHVVYMEDVYGGTFRLFDKVMKRYGLSFSAVDAGDIEAVERSMTPATRLVWLESPSNPLLRVVDIDAVSEVAHSHGAMVGVDNTFATPYLQQPLHLGADLVVHSSTKYIGGHSDVVGGAVMTDNDELEERLRFHQNAVGAVPSPFDCWLLLRGIKTLALRVERQSQNAMEIAGALAANRSVVRVHYPGLESHPNRAVAARQMRMFGGMVSFEVADEATAFRTLERLKLFALAESLGAVESLAEHPARMTHASMPPSERERAGVGDGLIRLSVGVEDVADLIADLESALSGRAT; this is translated from the coding sequence TTGGGGAGCGACGGCGACGGCAAGGATGCTTGGGGGTTTGCCACGCGTGCGCTGCACATCGGCCAGGGGCCTGACCCGGCCACCGGCGCGGTCGTCCAGCCGATCCACCTGGCGACGACCTACGCGCAGCAGGGGGTAGGCCGCCACCGGGGTTTCGAGTACTCGCGCTCCGGCAACCCGACCCGGCAGGCGCTGGAGGAGTGCCTGGCCGGGCTGGAGGACGCCAAGCATTGCCTCGCCTTCTCGTCCGGGCTGGGCGCCGAGACCACGCTGCTGCTCCTGCTCAGCCCAGGCGACCACGTGGTCTACATGGAAGACGTTTACGGCGGCACCTTCCGGCTCTTCGACAAGGTGATGAAGCGCTACGGCCTCAGCTTCAGCGCCGTCGATGCCGGCGACATCGAAGCCGTCGAACGCTCGATGACGCCGGCGACGCGGTTGGTGTGGCTGGAGTCACCGAGCAATCCGCTCCTTCGCGTGGTGGACATCGATGCGGTGAGCGAGGTCGCGCACAGCCACGGTGCGATGGTTGGCGTCGACAACACCTTCGCGACGCCCTACCTGCAGCAGCCGCTGCACCTCGGCGCGGACCTGGTCGTCCACAGCTCGACCAAATACATCGGTGGGCACAGCGATGTCGTGGGCGGCGCGGTCATGACCGACAACGACGAACTGGAGGAGCGGCTGCGATTCCACCAGAACGCGGTCGGCGCCGTGCCCTCGCCGTTTGACTGCTGGCTGTTGCTGCGCGGCATCAAAACGCTGGCGCTGCGGGTCGAGCGTCAGAGCCAGAACGCGATGGAGATCGCCGGCGCCCTCGCGGCGAATAGGTCGGTCGTCCGCGTGCATTACCCGGGCTTGGAATCGCACCCTAATCGCGCGGTCGCCGCGCGTCAGATGCGGATGTTCGGCGGCATGGTGAGCTTTGAGGTCGCGGACGAGGCGACGGCATTCCGGACGCTCGAGCGGCTCAAGCTGTTCGCGCTGGCCGAGTCGCTGGGGGCGGTCGAATCGCTGGCCGAGCATCCCGCGCGCATGACGCATGCGTCGATGCCGCCCAGTGAGCGAGAGCGGGCGGGCGTGGGCGATGGGCTGATCCGGCTGTCGGTCGGCGTTGAGGACGTTGCCGACCTGATCGCGGACCTGGAGTCCGCCCTGTCCGGCCGCGCGACGTAG
- a CDS encoding 2-isopropylmalate synthase, with product MIEKSLSAAPDRVFIFDTTLRDGEQSPGFHLDASSKLRIARQLEKLGVDVIEAGFPCSSPGDFEACRRIAREIRGTTITALARAVKEDIDAVWGAIQEAESPQIHIVLSVSDVHIERKLGMTRQQVLQRGAEMVAYARSLCDRVQYSPEDAGRADPDYLIETVETVIAAGANVINIPDTTGYCLPSEFGEIIRRVITEARGSESALFSVHCHNDLGLAVANTLAAVDAGARRVECTVNGIGERAGNTSLEEIVMLLRVRQAKLGLECGVETTEITRTSRLVAELTGHPVQPNKAVVGANAFAHASGIHQDGVLKDRLNYEIMKPEDVGLSDSRIVLTARSGRHAFQHRLQRLGITLAEGVTEAAWQRFLQVADTKQEVTDEDLRKIVAATTNGHELNPGGHETNGHPPVTDQLHDHNHVADTLRHLIFA from the coding sequence ATGATCGAGAAGTCCCTTTCCGCGGCCCCGGACCGGGTATTCATCTTCGACACGACGCTGCGCGACGGCGAGCAGTCGCCCGGATTCCACCTCGATGCCAGCTCCAAGCTCCGGATCGCGCGGCAGCTCGAGAAGCTCGGCGTCGACGTCATCGAAGCCGGTTTCCCGTGTTCGTCGCCCGGTGACTTCGAAGCGTGCCGGCGCATCGCCCGCGAGATCCGCGGCACCACCATCACCGCGCTCGCCCGCGCGGTCAAAGAGGACATCGACGCGGTTTGGGGGGCGATCCAAGAAGCGGAGTCGCCTCAGATCCACATCGTGCTCTCAGTCTCCGACGTCCACATCGAGCGCAAGCTCGGCATGACGAGGCAGCAGGTCCTGCAGCGCGGCGCGGAGATGGTGGCGTACGCACGATCCCTCTGCGATCGCGTGCAGTATTCGCCCGAGGATGCCGGCCGGGCGGACCCCGACTATCTGATCGAGACGGTCGAAACCGTGATCGCGGCGGGCGCGAACGTCATCAACATCCCCGACACCACCGGCTACTGCCTACCGTCGGAGTTTGGCGAGATCATCCGTCGCGTCATCACCGAAGCACGCGGCAGCGAGAGCGCGCTGTTCTCGGTTCACTGTCACAACGACCTCGGCCTCGCCGTCGCCAACACGCTGGCGGCCGTCGACGCCGGCGCGCGTCGCGTCGAATGCACTGTCAACGGCATCGGCGAGCGCGCCGGCAACACCTCGCTGGAAGAGATCGTGATGCTCCTGCGCGTGCGCCAGGCCAAGCTCGGGCTCGAGTGCGGTGTGGAGACGACAGAGATCACGCGCACCTCACGGTTGGTCGCCGAGCTCACCGGGCATCCCGTGCAGCCGAACAAGGCGGTGGTCGGCGCGAACGCGTTCGCGCACGCCTCCGGCATCCACCAGGACGGCGTCCTGAAGGACCGGCTGAACTACGAAATCATGAAACCCGAAGACGTCGGCCTGTCCGACTCGCGCATCGTGCTCACCGCCCGTTCTGGGCGGCATGCGTTTCAACATCGCCTGCAACGGCTTGGCATCACGCTCGCCGAAGGCGTCACCGAGGCGGCGTGGCAGCGCTTCCTCCAGGTGGCCGACACCAAGCAGGAGGTGACCGACGAGGACCTGCGGAAAATTGTCGCGGCGACGACCAATGGGCACGAGTTAAACCCCGGCGGGCACGAAACCAACGGCCATCCACCGGTGACGGACCAGCTCCACGACCACAACCACGTCGCGGACACCCTTCGCCACCTCATCTTCGCGTGA
- the leuD gene encoding 3-isopropylmalate dehydratase small subunit: MEPVVRIRGRMAPLDRADVDTDQIVPKQFLKRIERTGYGPFLFYDWRAAGDFVLDRPEHAGASILVTGANFGCGSSREHAPWAIRDAGYRAIIAPSFADIFRGNCYKTGLLAVTLPESQVRHLIDLASEDPSAEITVDLEAREVRSEGVAYRFDIDPFARDCMLRGLDNIALVERHAPDIDAFETRRPAWLPAAR; this comes from the coding sequence ATGGAGCCGGTGGTTCGGATCCGTGGACGGATGGCGCCGCTCGACCGCGCCGACGTGGACACCGACCAGATCGTGCCCAAGCAATTTCTGAAGCGGATCGAGCGGACGGGTTACGGTCCGTTCCTGTTTTACGACTGGCGGGCGGCCGGTGATTTCGTGCTGGACCGCCCGGAGCATGCGGGAGCGTCGATCCTGGTGACCGGCGCCAACTTCGGCTGCGGGTCGTCGCGCGAGCACGCGCCGTGGGCGATCCGGGACGCCGGCTACCGGGCGATCATCGCGCCGAGCTTCGCCGACATCTTTCGCGGCAACTGCTACAAGACGGGTTTGCTCGCCGTGACGCTGCCGGAGAGCCAGGTGCGACACCTGATCGACCTGGCATCGGAGGACCCCTCGGCGGAGATCACAGTCGACCTCGAGGCGCGGGAGGTTCGCAGCGAAGGCGTGGCGTACCGGTTCGACATCGACCCGTTCGCGCGGGACTGCATGCTGCGCGGGCTGGACAATATCGCGCTGGTCGAGCGGCACGCGCCGGACATCGATGCGTTCGAAACCCGGCGTCCGGCCTGGCTGCCGGCGGCCAGATAA
- the ilvD gene encoding dihydroxy-acid dehydratase, which produces MPSPDLPSRTLYQGRDRAAARSFLHAIGLSAEDIGKPFVGVSNCWLETMPCNFGLRELAVPLKVGIRAAGANPMEFNTIAISDGITMGTEGMKTSLVSREVIADSIELVARGHMFDALCCLCACDKTIPASAIALARLDRPGMVLYGGSIMPGRFRGRDVAVGDVYEAIGAAAAGKIGDADLAELEAVACPGAGACGGQYTANTMSMVMEVIGLSPVGFNSIPATDPGKHRAAESMGRFALNALEQDLRPSRILTRRAFDNAIAAVAASGGSTNAVLHLLALAREAGVDLAIDDIDRISRRTPLLCDLKPGGRFAAVELHRAGGIALLTRRLLDGGYVDGDALTVTGRSLGEECEAVTETVGQEVVAPLSRPLRDEGGLVVLRGNLGPDGAVVKVTQHTPRTHRGPARVFNREEDAFAAVSAGRIKPGDVVVIRYEGPRGGPGMREMLLVTAAIVGEGLGESVAMVTDGRFSGATRGLMIGHVAPEAAVGGPLAALQDGDVIEIDVESRRLAVVEVDIEARLKGWSPPEPHYRKGVLARYALLVGSASEGAMLKP; this is translated from the coding sequence TTGCCATCACCTGATCTGCCCAGCCGCACGCTTTACCAGGGCCGCGACCGAGCGGCCGCGCGCTCCTTTCTGCACGCCATCGGGCTGAGCGCCGAGGACATCGGCAAACCATTTGTGGGCGTCTCGAACTGCTGGCTCGAGACGATGCCGTGCAACTTCGGGCTGCGCGAGCTTGCCGTCCCGCTGAAGGTCGGCATTCGCGCCGCGGGCGCGAACCCGATGGAGTTCAACACGATCGCGATCTCGGACGGCATCACGATGGGGACGGAGGGCATGAAGACCTCGCTGGTGAGCCGGGAGGTCATCGCCGATTCGATCGAGCTCGTGGCGCGCGGGCACATGTTCGATGCCCTCTGCTGCCTGTGCGCGTGCGACAAGACGATCCCGGCATCCGCGATCGCCCTGGCGCGGCTCGACCGGCCGGGGATGGTGCTGTACGGCGGCTCGATCATGCCCGGCCGCTTTCGCGGGCGGGATGTCGCGGTCGGGGATGTTTACGAAGCGATCGGCGCCGCCGCCGCGGGCAAGATCGGCGACGCCGACCTGGCGGAGCTCGAAGCGGTGGCGTGCCCGGGCGCGGGCGCGTGCGGCGGTCAGTACACCGCGAACACGATGTCGATGGTCATGGAGGTGATCGGTCTTTCACCGGTCGGCTTCAACTCGATCCCCGCCACCGATCCCGGCAAGCACCGCGCGGCGGAGAGCATGGGCCGCTTCGCGCTGAACGCCCTCGAGCAGGACCTGCGGCCGTCGCGGATCCTCACGCGACGCGCGTTTGACAACGCGATCGCCGCGGTGGCCGCGAGCGGCGGCTCGACGAACGCGGTGCTGCACCTGCTGGCGCTGGCCCGCGAGGCGGGGGTCGACCTGGCGATCGACGACATCGACCGCATCAGCCGGCGCACCCCGTTGCTGTGCGACCTGAAGCCGGGCGGCCGCTTCGCCGCGGTCGAGCTGCATCGGGCCGGCGGCATCGCCCTGCTCACGCGGCGCCTGCTGGACGGCGGCTACGTCGACGGCGACGCGCTGACGGTCACCGGCCGGTCGCTGGGCGAGGAATGCGAGGCGGTGACGGAGACGGTCGGGCAGGAGGTGGTCGCCCCGCTGAGCCGCCCTCTGCGTGATGAGGGCGGGCTGGTCGTGCTGCGCGGGAACCTGGGGCCGGACGGGGCGGTGGTCAAAGTCACGCAGCACACGCCGAGGACGCACCGCGGCCCGGCCCGCGTGTTCAACCGGGAGGAGGACGCTTTCGCGGCGGTTTCGGCCGGCCGGATCAAGCCGGGGGACGTCGTCGTCATCCGTTACGAGGGACCGCGGGGCGGGCCCGGCATGCGGGAGATGCTGCTGGTGACGGCGGCCATCGTCGGCGAGGGCCTGGGCGAATCGGTGGCGATGGTCACCGACGGCCGGTTTTCGGGCGCGACCCGCGGCCTGATGATCGGGCATGTCGCGCCGGAGGCGGCGGTGGGCGGGCCGCTGGCCGCGTTGCAGGACGGCGATGTGATCGAAATCGACGTCGAGAGCCGCCGCCTGGCGGTGGTCGAGGTCGACATCGAAGCCCGGCTGAAGGGATGGTCGCCGCCCGAGCCGCACTACCGCAAGGGCGTGCTCGCGCGTTACGCACTGCTGGTCGGCTCGGCGTCCGAAGGGGCGATGCTCAAGCCGTAG
- the ilvN gene encoding acetolactate synthase small subunit → MTDQERVRILSVEVLNGSNTLSKVSGLIRRRGFHVRSISVGPSREPGRSRMTLTVDSGHAGADQVRKQLERLVEVVAVEDLTGYEVHSRELIVARVAASEVGGLLERGARVLDAGPGGTTIEFAGEDKDVGDFVDELMRHGILDVVRSGPVVMRRTA, encoded by the coding sequence ATGACTGACCAGGAACGAGTCCGCATCCTGTCGGTCGAGGTCCTGAATGGCTCGAACACGCTGAGCAAGGTGTCGGGGCTGATCCGCCGCCGCGGGTTTCACGTCCGCTCCATCTCCGTCGGCCCCAGCCGCGAGCCCGGGCGCTCCCGCATGACCCTGACCGTCGACTCCGGCCACGCCGGAGCCGACCAGGTGCGCAAGCAGCTCGAACGATTGGTCGAGGTGGTCGCGGTCGAAGACCTCACGGGTTATGAGGTGCACAGCCGCGAGCTGATCGTCGCCAGGGTCGCGGCATCAGAGGTTGGCGGGCTGCTGGAGCGCGGCGCCAGGGTGCTGGACGCGGGCCCTGGCGGCACGACGATCGAGTTTGCCGGCGAAGACAAGGACGTCGGCGATTTCGTCGACGAGTTGATGCGACACGGAATTCTTGACGTGGTCCGATCCGGGCCCGTCGTCATGAGGAGAACAGCATGA
- a CDS encoding cystathionine beta-synthase: MKYYESILDIVGNTPLVRLHKVTQGLKPLVLAKLEQLNPGGSVKDRIGLTMIEEAERSGLLRPGGTIIEPTSGNTGHGLAMVAAIKGYKMIFVMPDKMSAEKISLLKAYGAEVVVCPTNVERSSPQSYYSVADRLAREVPGAFQPNQYFNPRNPEAHYRTTGPEIWQQTEGRVGVFVAGMGTGGTISGVAKYLKEQKPSVHVVGADPEGSLYSGPIAPYKVEGVGEDFMPGTMDIKIVDQIVQVTDKQSFVAARRLAREEGILVGGSSGLALHGALEVARERGPDDVIVVLFPDTGRNYLSKFFNDEWMRQNGYLARLGAVRIREVLAAHPQGLPALVTVQSGRSVGEAIDLMQQYGISQLPVVEESNGQGVVGTLQERTLLDRVYRDPGVVTTAVSAAMDAPLSQVGVDSSLDDAFEPLLRGEQAVLVVEAGQPVAVITRADLLEFVAHRGQG; the protein is encoded by the coding sequence TGGTGCGGCTGCACAAGGTCACCCAGGGCCTCAAGCCCCTCGTCCTGGCCAAGCTCGAACAGCTCAACCCGGGCGGCAGTGTCAAGGACCGGATCGGGTTGACCATGATCGAAGAGGCCGAGCGCAGCGGCCTGCTCCGGCCCGGCGGCACCATCATCGAGCCGACCTCCGGCAACACGGGCCACGGTCTCGCCATGGTGGCCGCGATCAAGGGCTACAAGATGATCTTCGTCATGCCGGACAAGATGTCGGCGGAGAAGATCAGCCTCCTGAAGGCCTACGGCGCTGAGGTCGTCGTGTGCCCGACCAACGTCGAGCGCTCGTCGCCGCAGTCCTACTACTCGGTGGCGGACCGGCTCGCGCGCGAGGTCCCCGGCGCTTTCCAACCCAACCAGTACTTCAACCCGCGCAACCCCGAGGCCCACTACCGCACGACCGGGCCGGAGATCTGGCAGCAGACCGAGGGTCGCGTCGGCGTTTTCGTCGCCGGCATGGGGACGGGCGGCACGATCAGCGGCGTGGCGAAATATCTGAAGGAGCAAAAACCATCGGTCCACGTGGTCGGCGCCGACCCTGAGGGCTCCCTGTACTCCGGGCCGATCGCGCCCTACAAGGTGGAGGGCGTCGGCGAGGACTTCATGCCCGGGACGATGGACATCAAGATCGTCGACCAGATCGTCCAGGTCACCGACAAGCAGTCGTTCGTGGCGGCGCGGCGGCTGGCGCGCGAGGAAGGGATCCTGGTCGGCGGCTCGTCGGGCCTGGCGCTGCACGGCGCGCTCGAGGTGGCGCGTGAGCGAGGCCCGGACGACGTCATCGTCGTGCTCTTCCCGGACACCGGCCGCAACTACCTGAGCAAGTTCTTCAACGACGAGTGGATGCGCCAGAACGGCTACCTGGCGCGGCTGGGCGCGGTGCGCATTCGCGAAGTCCTGGCCGCACATCCGCAGGGACTGCCGGCGCTGGTGACCGTGCAGTCGGGGCGGTCCGTGGGCGAGGCCATTGACCTGATGCAGCAGTACGGCATCTCGCAGCTGCCGGTGGTCGAGGAGTCCAACGGCCAGGGCGTAGTCGGCACGCTGCAGGAGCGCACGCTGCTGGATCGCGTGTACCGTGACCCGGGCGTGGTCACGACCGCCGTTTCCGCCGCCATGGACGCACCCCTCAGCCAGGTGGGCGTCGATTCGTCGCTGGACGACGCTTTCGAACCGCTGTTGCGCGGCGAGCAGGCGGTGCTGGTCGTCGAGGCGGGGCAGCCGGTGGCCGTGATCACGCGCGCCGACCTGCTCGAGTTCGTCGCCCACCGCGGCCAGGGCTGA
- the leuC gene encoding 3-isopropylmalate dehydratase large subunit: MVAPASVPQPSPAPDGGRGKTLGQKLWDAHVVRSATGEPDLLYVDLHLVHEVTSPQAFEGLRLAGRKVRRPDLTVATMDHNVPTRGGVRAADELSRKQMEVLAENCRREGIPLHQIGSRRQGIVHVIGPELGLTQPGMLIVCGDSHTSTHGAFGALAFGIGTSEVELVLATQCLPQKRPRDLAVTVEGELPIGVTAKDVVLSLIGRTGTSEGQGYLVEYRGSTIRGLSLEGRMTVCNMSIEWGAKAGMVAPDATTFSYLERRPHAPKGAAWEAALDWWRSLPTDGEATFDEEITVDATRLEPHVTWGTNPAQVAPVTGRVPAPRSETDERALRYMDLRPGTALADISVDRVFIGSCTNGRLEDLRTAARVIKGRRVHPKVRAMVVPGSASVKRAAEDEGLDLIFKAAGFEWRNAGCSMCLGMNPDILAPGERCASTSNRNFEGRQGTGGRTHLMSPPMAAAAAVTGHLVDVRELL; the protein is encoded by the coding sequence GTGGTTGCACCAGCGTCCGTCCCCCAACCCAGCCCCGCCCCCGATGGAGGGAGAGGAAAGACCCTCGGCCAGAAGCTGTGGGACGCACATGTCGTGCGCTCGGCGACGGGCGAGCCCGACCTCCTGTACGTCGACCTGCACCTGGTCCACGAGGTCACCTCGCCGCAGGCGTTCGAGGGCCTGCGGCTGGCCGGCCGGAAGGTCCGGCGGCCCGATCTGACCGTGGCGACCATGGACCACAACGTCCCGACCCGGGGCGGGGTCCGAGCCGCGGACGAGCTGTCGCGGAAGCAGATGGAGGTCCTGGCCGAGAACTGCCGGCGCGAGGGGATTCCGCTGCACCAGATCGGCAGCCGGCGGCAGGGCATCGTGCACGTCATCGGGCCCGAGCTGGGCTTGACGCAGCCCGGGATGCTGATCGTGTGTGGCGACTCGCACACCTCCACCCACGGCGCGTTCGGGGCGCTGGCATTCGGCATCGGCACGTCGGAGGTCGAGCTGGTCCTCGCCACCCAGTGCCTGCCGCAAAAGCGCCCGCGGGATCTCGCCGTGACGGTGGAGGGCGAACTGCCGATCGGGGTCACGGCCAAGGACGTGGTGCTGAGCCTCATCGGCCGCACCGGCACCTCGGAAGGTCAGGGTTACCTGGTCGAATACCGCGGCTCGACGATTCGAGGCCTGAGCCTGGAGGGCCGCATGACGGTGTGCAACATGAGCATCGAGTGGGGCGCGAAGGCGGGGATGGTCGCGCCGGATGCCACGACCTTCAGCTATCTCGAGCGGCGCCCGCACGCTCCGAAGGGAGCCGCCTGGGAAGCCGCCCTTGATTGGTGGCGGTCGCTGCCCACAGACGGCGAGGCGACGTTCGACGAGGAGATCACCGTCGATGCGACGCGGCTGGAGCCGCACGTGACGTGGGGGACCAACCCCGCCCAGGTGGCTCCGGTGACGGGCAGGGTGCCGGCGCCCAGATCGGAAACCGATGAGCGGGCATTGCGTTACATGGACCTCCGGCCGGGGACGGCCCTGGCGGACATCTCCGTCGACCGGGTGTTCATCGGCTCCTGCACCAATGGGCGGCTGGAGGACCTGCGCACGGCGGCGCGCGTGATCAAGGGGCGGCGTGTGCACCCGAAGGTGCGAGCGATGGTCGTCCCGGGCTCGGCGTCGGTGAAGCGAGCGGCCGAAGACGAAGGACTGGACCTCATTTTCAAGGCCGCCGGCTTCGAGTGGCGCAACGCCGGCTGCTCGATGTGCCTCGGCATGAACCCGGACATCCTGGCGCCTGGCGAGCGATGCGCCTCCACCAGCAATCGCAACTTCGAAGGCCGCCAGGGCACGGGTGGGCGAACCCACCTCATGAGCCCGCCGATGGCGGCGGCGGCGGCGGTGACCGGGCACCTGGTCGACGTGCGGGAGCTGCTCTAG
- the ilvB gene encoding biosynthetic-type acetolactate synthase large subunit produces MTKLTGADMVLEALEREHVELIFGYPGGANLPIYQHLPEHPKLKHILVRHEQGAAHMADGYARASGRPGVVLATSGPGALNLVTGLCTAYMDSVPMIAITGQVNSAQVGLDAFQESDVIGATSSVTKHSYLVTSIDQLPRVIHEAFHIATTGRPGPVLIDICKDVQLAEADRVTPERLDIPGYQPNGHVQLDRARQAAEALAKAERPVILAGHGVLLSHAEPQLRELAEKAGAPVGTTLLGIGAFPVSHPLSLHMTGFMGTGWCLKAVQNADVLMMVGMRVDDRVTARLADFAPKVKTFIHVDIDGSEMGKNVRPHIELVADARQALEAVLPHVGSLEEGRGRWLAQIDAWREEHPLRYTRSNGHLQPQDVLIDMYRRCRNEAVVVADVGQNQIWAALWWNYDRPGLFLNSGGAGTMGFALPAAIGAKFGRPELPVWCVAGEGGFVMTAQELSVAVEHQLDIKIVLLNNLSLGMVRQFQDDFYGGVRSQVDLTHMPEFVKLAEAYGLPAVRVDKLSDVGPAMDAAERTQGPFLIDFRIDPEANVYPIVPLGKGLNDFWEAPEHD; encoded by the coding sequence ATGACCAAATTGACCGGAGCGGACATGGTGCTGGAAGCACTGGAGCGCGAGCACGTCGAGCTGATCTTCGGCTACCCCGGCGGCGCCAACCTGCCCATCTACCAGCACCTGCCTGAGCACCCCAAGCTCAAGCACATCCTGGTCCGCCACGAACAGGGGGCGGCGCACATGGCCGACGGCTACGCCCGCGCCAGCGGCCGACCCGGCGTCGTCCTCGCCACCTCCGGGCCCGGCGCCCTGAACCTCGTCACCGGCCTCTGCACCGCCTACATGGACTCGGTGCCGATGATCGCGATCACCGGTCAGGTCAACAGCGCGCAGGTCGGGCTCGACGCCTTCCAGGAGTCCGACGTCATCGGCGCCACCAGCTCGGTCACCAAGCACAGCTACCTGGTGACCAGCATCGATCAGCTGCCTCGCGTGATCCACGAGGCGTTCCACATCGCCACCACCGGCCGCCCCGGCCCGGTGCTCATCGACATCTGCAAGGACGTGCAGCTGGCCGAGGCCGACCGGGTCACTCCGGAGCGCCTGGACATCCCCGGGTACCAGCCCAACGGCCACGTTCAGCTGGATCGCGCCCGCCAGGCCGCCGAAGCCCTGGCGAAAGCCGAGCGGCCGGTGATCCTCGCCGGGCACGGCGTTCTGCTCAGCCACGCCGAGCCGCAGCTCCGCGAGCTGGCGGAGAAGGCCGGCGCGCCGGTCGGCACCACCCTGCTCGGCATCGGCGCGTTCCCGGTCAGCCACCCGCTCTCGCTCCACATGACCGGATTCATGGGCACGGGCTGGTGCCTCAAGGCGGTGCAGAACGCAGACGTCTTGATGATGGTCGGAATGCGCGTGGACGACCGCGTCACCGCGCGCCTCGCCGATTTCGCCCCGAAGGTCAAGACCTTCATCCACGTCGACATCGACGGCTCCGAGATGGGCAAGAACGTGCGCCCGCACATCGAGCTGGTCGCGGACGCTCGCCAGGCGCTCGAGGCGGTGCTGCCGCATGTCGGGTCGCTCGAGGAAGGTCGCGGCCGGTGGCTCGCACAGATCGACGCCTGGCGTGAGGAGCACCCGCTTCGTTACACGCGCTCGAACGGACACCTCCAGCCGCAGGACGTGCTCATCGACATGTACCGGCGGTGCCGGAACGAGGCCGTGGTCGTCGCCGACGTCGGCCAGAACCAGATCTGGGCCGCGCTGTGGTGGAACTACGACCGCCCCGGGCTCTTCCTCAACTCCGGAGGCGCCGGGACGATGGGCTTTGCTCTGCCGGCCGCCATCGGCGCCAAGTTCGGCCGTCCGGAGCTGCCGGTGTGGTGCGTCGCCGGCGAAGGCGGGTTCGTCATGACCGCGCAGGAGCTTTCGGTTGCGGTCGAGCACCAGCTCGACATCAAGATCGTCCTCCTCAACAACTTGTCGCTGGGCATGGTCCGCCAGTTCCAGGACGACTTCTACGGCGGCGTGCGGTCGCAGGTCGACCTCACCCACATGCCCGAATTCGTCAAGCTGGCCGAGGCGTACGGATTGCCGGCGGTCCGGGTCGACAAGCTGTCGGACGTCGGGCCCGCGATGGACGCGGCCGAGCGCACCCAAGGACCGTTCCTGATCGACTTCCGCATCGACCCGGAGGCGAACGTCTACCCGATCGTGCCTTTGGGTAAGGGCCTCAACGACTTCTGGGAGGCGCCGGAACATGACTGA
- the ilvC gene encoding ketol-acid reductoisomerase: protein MKIHYDRDCPPSLGEPVAVLGYGSQGRAHALNLRDSGEDVRVGLYPGSKSFERAKADGVRALEVSAAVAEASVVMVLTPDAGQGKLFRDSIAEQLKPGSMLMFAHGFSIHFAQIKPEADIDVAMIAPKGPGHLVRSTYLQGQGVPALIAIHQNATGRVWERALAYARALGAGRAGILETSFKEETETDLFGEQAVLCGGISSLVKTGFETLVEAGYQPEVAYFEVLHELKLIVDLMYRGGLAFMRYSVSDTAEYGDYVSGPRVIDSHVRERMRQVLHEIQDGSFAERWLDENSNGREGFLTMRRNDAEHPIEKVGRELRSMMTWLEPVEK, encoded by the coding sequence ATGAAGATCCACTATGACCGCGACTGCCCGCCCAGCCTGGGGGAGCCGGTGGCAGTGCTCGGTTACGGCAGCCAGGGCCGGGCCCATGCGCTGAATTTGCGCGACAGCGGCGAGGACGTCCGGGTCGGCCTGTACCCCGGCAGCAAATCATTCGAACGGGCTAAGGCAGACGGCGTACGCGCTCTCGAGGTGTCGGCGGCGGTGGCGGAGGCGTCGGTCGTGATGGTGCTGACGCCGGATGCGGGGCAGGGCAAGCTCTTCCGCGATTCGATCGCCGAGCAGCTGAAGCCGGGCTCGATGCTGATGTTTGCGCACGGGTTCTCGATCCATTTCGCCCAGATCAAGCCGGAAGCCGACATCGACGTCGCGATGATCGCGCCGAAGGGCCCCGGCCACCTCGTCCGCAGCACCTACCTGCAGGGCCAGGGCGTGCCCGCCTTGATCGCGATCCACCAGAACGCCACCGGGCGGGTCTGGGAGCGGGCGCTGGCATATGCGCGGGCGCTGGGCGCCGGGCGCGCCGGCATCCTCGAGACCAGTTTCAAGGAAGAGACCGAAACCGACCTGTTCGGTGAGCAGGCGGTGCTCTGCGGCGGCATCAGCTCGCTGGTCAAGACCGGCTTTGAGACGCTGGTCGAAGCCGGTTACCAGCCCGAGGTCGCGTACTTCGAGGTCCTGCACGAGCTGAAGCTCATCGTCGACCTGATGTACCGGGGCGGCCTGGCCTTCATGCGCTACTCCGTCTCGGACACGGCCGAGTACGGCGACTACGTCTCCGGGCCGCGCGTGATCGACTCTCACGTGCGTGAGCGAATGCGACAGGTGCTGCACGAGATCCAGGACGGCAGCTTCGCCGAGCGCTGGCTGGACGAGAACTCAAACGGACGGGAGGGCTTCCTCACCATGCGGCGAAACGACGCCGAGCACCCCATTGAGAAGGTCGGGCGCGAGCTGCGCTCGATGATGACCTGGTTGGAGCCGGTGGAGAAATGA